From the genome of Amia ocellicauda isolate fAmiCal2 chromosome 14, fAmiCal2.hap1, whole genome shotgun sequence, one region includes:
- the LOC136767879 gene encoding zinc finger protein 3, translated as MADPQTEGLTMGLGELGSECGPSLLSHHIKTEDDTLESVYTVDSGMQTLLKDTLSNLKPEIIIESVCSLAPELPVAGQCESESIVMMKGLSGGSESQSQRRPLLPQPLSSANSSSSPPRPSLVKHQHLHCCPQCGKSFTRANNIKIHQRIHTGERPYCCSQCGKSFTRAAHLNSHQRIHTGERPYSCSQCSKSFTRSEDLNTHQRIHTGEKPYCCTQCGKRFTLAGSLKIHQRIHTGEKSYSCTQCGKSFVHSGALKTHQRIHTGERPYFCAQCGKSFTQSEHLNAHQRVHTGERPYCCTQCGKSFTLAGSLKIHQRIHTGEKPHCCSQCGKTFSRAGSLKAHQSIHTTERSCNRSKASRRWAQKSKPPQ; from the coding sequence ATGGCTGATCCACAGACTGAGGGTTTAACAATGGGACTCGGGGAACTTGGAtctgagtgtggacccagtCTGCTGTCTCATCACATTAAAACCGAGGATGATACATTGGAGTCTGTTTACACAGTAGACTCCGGAATGCAGACCCTTCTCAAAGACACGCTAAGTAATCTGAAACCTGAGATTATTATAGAAAGTGTTTGTAGCCTGGCACCTGAgctccctgtagctggacagtgtgaaTCAGAATCCATTGTCATGATGAAGGGGCTCAGTGGGGGAAGTGAGAGCCAATCGCAGCGTAGACCGCTGCTTCCCCAACCCCTCAGCTCTGCCAACTCCTCTTCCTCACCACCCCGACCTTCGCTTGTAAAACATCAGCATCTCCATTGCTGCCCTCAGTGTGGAAAAAGCTTCACTCGggcaaataacattaaaatccatcagcgcattcacacaggtgaGAGACCATACTGCTGTAGCCAATGTGGAAAGAGCTTCACTCGGGCAGCACACCTGAATTCTCACCAACgtattcacacaggagagaggccGTACTCCTGTAGCCAGTGTAGCAAGAGCTTCACACGGTCAGAAGACCTTAATACTcatcagcgcattcacacaggagagaaaccatattGCTGCACACAGTGTGGGAAGAGGTTTACTTTAGCAGGAAGTCTGAAAAtccaccagcgcattcacacaggagagaaatcATACAGCTGCACCCAATGTGGGAAGAGCTTTGTTCACTCTGGAGCCCTTAAAACAcatcagcgcattcacacaggagagagaccatacTTCTGTGCCCAGTGTGGAAAGAGCTTCACTCAGTCAGAACATCTTAATGCTCACCAGCGTGTTCACACCGGCGAGAGACCGTACTgctgcacccagtgtgggaagagcttcactcTAGCAGGAAGCCTGAAAAtccaccagcgcattcacacaggagagaaacctcACTGCTGTTCCCAGTGTGGGAAAACATTCTCTCGTGCAGGAAGTCTTAAAGCTCATCAGAGCATTCACACAACAGAGAGATCATGTAATAGAAGTAAAGCAAGCAGGAGGTGGGCCCAGAAAAGTAAACCACCGCAATAG